One genomic window of Methanosphaera cuniculi includes the following:
- a CDS encoding Mur ligase family protein — protein MKISVIGLGVEGQKATISLLKREYEVYSSDINREIDLSLLDEYSSNLKDKNLDLEIGSHNLDKIFKTDAVSVSPSLFNKKICQDVIEHGLFISDIFNKHKDITTIAVTGTNGKTTTTHMIYEILSNEGYDVAIGGNGGGGFSGYNELIMDANENSYDYMIIEVCDMTLDYCNYVFDIDMVVVTNIGYDHMDVHGSIEQYTQEVGEFIKDKPAVLNRNDENILKIKDKSSKPLLFDTYTYPLNLFGTFNKNNAHAAYIMCKILLNIPDENIQKTLENFQAVEGRTKQINYHTNTIITGKTDNVDALKAVLDEERFDILIIGTPRKHETCRYNILDYINEYKPETLIIFPGLEDTTYEYIQHLNKLGYHKDMMVLKNMDDIINYINTKQNMKIFIGGNGQEKITQITNILDEYK, from the coding sequence ATGAAGATAAGTGTAATTGGATTAGGTGTAGAAGGACAAAAAGCAACAATCTCACTACTTAAACGTGAATATGAAGTATATTCATCAGATATAAATCGTGAAATTGACCTATCTTTACTTGATGAATATTCAAGTAATTTAAAAGATAAAAATCTTGACCTTGAAATTGGAAGTCATAATCTTGATAAAATATTTAAAACAGATGCTGTATCTGTAAGTCCAAGTCTTTTTAATAAGAAAATATGTCAAGATGTAATAGAACATGGTCTTTTCATATCTGATATTTTTAATAAACATAAAGATATTACAACAATAGCTGTTACAGGAACAAATGGTAAAACCACAACTACTCATATGATATATGAAATACTATCAAATGAAGGATATGACGTTGCAATTGGTGGAAATGGTGGTGGTGGATTTTCAGGATATAATGAACTTATCATGGATGCTAATGAAAATAGTTATGATTATATGATAATTGAAGTATGTGATATGACACTTGATTATTGTAATTATGTATTTGACATAGATATGGTAGTTGTAACAAATATTGGCTATGATCATATGGATGTACATGGATCAATTGAACAATATACACAAGAAGTTGGAGAATTTATAAAAGATAAACCAGCAGTACTAAATAGAAATGATGAAAATATTCTTAAAATAAAAGATAAAAGTAGTAAACCACTATTATTTGATACATACACATATCCTTTAAACTTATTTGGAACATTTAACAAAAACAATGCACATGCAGCATATATAATGTGTAAAATACTACTTAACATACCTGATGAAAACATACAAAAAACACTAGAAAACTTCCAAGCAGTAGAAGGAAGAACCAAACAAATAAACTATCATACAAACACGATAATAACAGGAAAAACAGATAATGTAGATGCACTTAAAGCAGTACTTGATGAGGAAAGATTTGACATACTAATAATAGGAACACCAAGAAAACATGAAACATGCAGATATAACATACTAGATTATATTAATGAGTATAAACCAGAAACACTCATAATATTCCCAGGACTTGAAGATACAACATATGAATACATTCAACATCTAAATAAACTAGGATATCATAAAGATATGATGGTACTAAAAAATATGGATGATATAATAAACTACATAAACACAAAACAAAACATGAAAATATTCATAGGTGGAAATGGACAAGAAAAAATAACTCAAATAACAAACATACTTGATGAGTACAAATAA
- the hypD gene encoding hydrogenase formation protein HypD, translating to MKNLTKDILKKIDEVKQPISIMHVCGSHEHAIMYNGIRSMLPEEVQIVAGPGCPVCVVPSQEIDECVALAEQGVTVTIFGDMLRVPGTEKSLADAKAEGADVRIVYGIGNAVELANEIDNDVVFMAAGFETTAPTTANEVLNNPPENFSVLSSHRLIPPALDFLVHDDVKIDGLIEPGHVCTIIGTKPLEFLSTDYNIPQAVAGFNPLDILYSIYLILKQKKEDNPRIQNEYKRAVRDEGNVIAQQEIDEVFEVTSKEWRGFPEIPNSVYDLKPEFDEQNARKKYDMDLPDSENVPQGCICGSILRGVARPEDCKLFRGECNPLHPIGACMVSKEGTCNIAYRYAKMDDD from the coding sequence ATGAAAAATTTAACCAAAGATATACTAAAAAAGATTGATGAGGTAAAACAACCAATTAGTATAATGCATGTATGTGGATCACATGAACATGCAATAATGTATAATGGTATAAGATCAATGTTACCTGAGGAAGTTCAAATTGTAGCAGGACCAGGATGTCCTGTATGTGTAGTACCATCCCAGGAAATAGATGAATGTGTAGCACTAGCAGAACAAGGAGTAACAGTAACAATATTTGGAGATATGCTACGTGTACCTGGAACTGAAAAATCACTTGCTGATGCTAAAGCTGAAGGTGCTGATGTAAGAATAGTATATGGTATAGGAAATGCAGTAGAACTTGCAAATGAAATTGATAATGATGTAGTATTTATGGCAGCAGGATTTGAAACAACAGCACCAACTACAGCAAATGAAGTACTAAATAATCCACCTGAAAACTTCTCAGTACTTTCAAGTCACAGACTAATACCACCAGCACTAGATTTCCTAGTACATGATGATGTAAAAATTGATGGATTAATTGAACCTGGACATGTATGTACAATTATTGGAACTAAACCACTTGAATTTTTATCAACAGACTATAATATACCACAAGCTGTAGCAGGATTTAATCCACTTGATATTTTATATTCAATTTATCTTATATTAAAACAGAAAAAAGAAGATAATCCAAGAATTCAAAATGAGTACAAACGTGCAGTACGTGATGAAGGAAATGTAATAGCACAACAAGAAATAGATGAAGTATTTGAAGTAACAAGTAAAGAATGGAGAGGATTTCCTGAAATTCCAAACTCAGTTTATGACTTAAAACCTGAGTTTGATGAACAAAATGCACGTAAAAAATATGATATGGATCTACCTGATTCTGAAAATGTACCACAAGGATGTATCTGTGGATCAATACTAAGAGGAGTTGCAAGACCTGAAGATTGTAAATTATTCCGTGGAGAATGTAATCCACTACATCCTATTGGTGCATGTATGGTAAGTAAAGAAGGAACGTGTAATATTGCATATAGATATGCAAAAATGGATGATGATTAA
- a CDS encoding TldD/PmbA family protein: protein MDPKVDEILKKITPKVDEAEIYTEKIVSTDVDILNDSVNHAKEEDIYGIGIRIIKDQRQGFAYTTNINRIDETINEAIRNSKLNDQDENLSMIAGNLKYKKVEGLYDKNLENVDLPEAIEYSQTLIDITKEEGCNPTSGGYGTSLSHVNIVNSNGVDVEEIQTGCGASISVNVEDNDLVSSAYYYDVSHTKDLNLDEIVKKATKLALDSRGAKPTTSRDSKVVLDHTAAVSLLSTFLSALNSENKQRGRSVFKDKLDEQVTSEGFTLIDDGHIPKALRSSISDAEGTPTQKTTLIEDGILKNFIYNTYRANIDNVKTTANAVRGGYTSVPSVGFTNLEFKFKDEYEISEIDDGIFVDSVMGAHTANPITGDFSVEVMNGFEIQNGCIENPIKKVMISGNIFDIMNTACAIKSDTRQLGSCILPQILAENLRITG from the coding sequence ATGGATCCTAAAGTTGATGAAATACTAAAGAAAATAACACCAAAAGTAGATGAAGCAGAAATATATACAGAAAAAATAGTTTCAACAGATGTAGATATACTAAATGACAGTGTAAATCATGCAAAAGAAGAAGATATCTATGGAATAGGAATAAGAATTATAAAAGATCAAAGACAAGGATTTGCATATACAACAAATATTAACCGTATTGATGAAACAATAAATGAAGCAATACGAAACTCAAAACTAAATGATCAAGATGAAAATCTCTCAATGATAGCTGGAAATTTAAAATATAAAAAAGTAGAAGGATTATATGATAAAAATCTTGAAAATGTAGATTTACCAGAAGCAATAGAATATTCACAAACACTAATTGACATAACAAAAGAAGAAGGATGTAACCCAACAAGTGGAGGATATGGAACATCACTATCACATGTAAATATCGTAAATTCAAATGGAGTAGATGTTGAAGAAATACAAACAGGATGTGGAGCATCAATATCTGTAAATGTAGAAGATAATGATTTAGTATCAAGTGCATACTATTATGATGTAAGTCATACAAAAGATCTAAACTTAGATGAAATAGTAAAAAAAGCAACAAAACTAGCATTAGATTCACGTGGAGCAAAACCAACAACATCACGAGATTCAAAAGTTGTACTTGATCATACAGCAGCAGTATCACTTCTTAGTACATTTCTAAGTGCACTTAATAGTGAAAATAAACAAAGAGGAAGATCAGTATTTAAAGATAAACTAGATGAACAAGTAACATCTGAAGGTTTTACACTAATTGATGATGGACATATACCAAAAGCACTTAGATCATCAATATCAGATGCAGAAGGAACACCAACACAGAAAACTACACTAATTGAAGATGGAATACTTAAAAACTTCATATATAATACATATCGTGCAAATATAGATAATGTAAAAACAACAGCAAATGCAGTACGTGGAGGATACACATCAGTACCATCAGTAGGATTTACAAATCTTGAATTTAAATTTAAAGATGAATATGAAATAAGTGAAATAGATGATGGAATATTCGTAGATAGTGTAATGGGAGCACATACAGCAAACCCAATTACAGGAGACTTCTCAGTAGAAGTAATGAATGGATTTGAAATACAAAATGGATGTATAGAAAATCCAATTAAAAAAGTTATGATATCAGGAAATATATTTGATATAATGAATACAGCATGTGCAATTAAAAGTGACACACGACAACTAGGATCATGTATACTACCACAAATACTTGCAGAAAATCTACGTATAACAGGATAA
- a CDS encoding DUF169 domain-containing protein, which yields MSPCKIEDFKTISNQLKELLGLDKSPVAIKLFIDEEDAKEVLPKADDKIRHCQRVFKAASEKVSCYATLDEQQCQGGAAVLGLRDYPKSLKTGKKYFSLGRFASQGSAIHELSQVPKVETVMNAVGYAPLEDAEFEPDVIVLYALPEQGMKIAQAYGYVLGKRFNASYAGIQSVCADVVAGPYKNKEPNMTLGCDGSRGTTSVKPDELVIGLTAENLGCMLNSLENIIS from the coding sequence ATGAGTCCATGTAAAATAGAAGATTTTAAAACAATCTCAAATCAATTAAAAGAATTATTAGGATTAGATAAAAGTCCTGTAGCTATAAAATTATTCATAGATGAAGAAGATGCAAAAGAAGTACTACCAAAAGCAGATGATAAAATACGTCACTGTCAACGTGTATTTAAAGCAGCATCAGAAAAAGTATCATGCTATGCAACATTAGATGAACAACAATGTCAAGGAGGAGCTGCAGTACTAGGTTTACGTGATTATCCAAAATCACTTAAAACAGGAAAAAAATACTTCTCACTTGGTCGATTTGCATCACAAGGATCTGCAATTCATGAATTAAGTCAAGTTCCAAAAGTTGAAACAGTAATGAATGCTGTAGGATATGCACCACTTGAAGATGCAGAATTTGAACCTGATGTAATTGTATTATATGCACTTCCAGAACAAGGTATGAAAATAGCACAAGCATATGGATATGTTCTTGGTAAAAGATTTAATGCAAGCTATGCTGGTATTCAATCAGTATGTGCTGATGTAGTTGCAGGACCATACAAAAACAAAGAACCAAACATGACATTAGGATGTGATGGTTCACGTGGAACAACATCTGTAAAACCTGATGAACTAGTAATAGGATTAACAGCAGAAAACCTTGGTTGTATGCTTAATTCACTAGAAAATATCATATCTTAA
- a CDS encoding ABC1 kinase family protein, which translates to MAIESTKRDITRMNEILSVLIKYGFGNFVNRDLRSKYKIFSKVAPEAKEYDSNTRLRLVFQELGTTFIKLGQTLSTFPNLVGYDMAQELAKLQEAAPVTPYSEVEEVIEDEFGKPVDEIFEDFTKEPVASASIGQVHKAFYKNILVAVKVQHPHIQETIATDIRLMKKVAPYLNNVDTLKSYNIPAIIKVFEKDMRNELNYTIEAMNAVHMKDLLKKDEVYIPDIYLEASTSRVLTMEFLDGVSLSKVFDAPDSDYDKKKIATMGADSYIKQILIYGFYHADPHPGNIFVLDRDIVAFVDFGMMGHLSNDLRDDLANLFIFISQGDAQLLTKQLYYMGIIKDKNDFNDVQDEIIHVLDRYYGAQFNDISSVMRELVESNVLKDYGVVIPRDLMMVVRTITMVYDFGNELDSSFNTTEILKPYAKKLVLNKFSPKNIERQSHEFSMDLDYISKKIPNSIMNLLNIVSDDGQIKLSLASNELDSLNNIFTRIVNELVLAIIIAAIIVGSSLILHADIGFKLFGYSAIGLVGFLFSAILGGVLIILILTRGNY; encoded by the coding sequence ATGGCAATTGAGAGTACAAAACGTGATATAACAAGGATGAATGAAATTCTTAGTGTTCTTATTAAATATGGATTTGGAAATTTTGTTAATCGAGATCTTAGATCAAAGTATAAAATATTTAGCAAAGTTGCACCAGAAGCTAAAGAATATGATAGTAATACACGTTTAAGACTTGTTTTCCAAGAACTAGGAACTACTTTTATTAAACTTGGACAAACTCTCAGTACTTTTCCAAACCTCGTTGGATATGACATGGCACAAGAACTTGCAAAACTTCAAGAAGCAGCACCAGTAACACCATATTCTGAAGTAGAAGAGGTAATAGAAGATGAATTTGGAAAACCAGTAGATGAAATATTTGAAGATTTCACAAAAGAACCTGTAGCATCAGCAAGTATAGGACAAGTACATAAGGCATTTTATAAAAATATTCTTGTTGCTGTAAAAGTACAACATCCACATATCCAGGAAACTATTGCAACAGATATTAGACTTATGAAAAAGGTTGCACCATATCTTAATAATGTAGATACTCTTAAATCATATAATATACCGGCAATTATTAAGGTATTTGAAAAAGATATGCGAAATGAACTAAACTATACAATTGAAGCTATGAATGCAGTTCACATGAAAGATCTTCTAAAAAAAGATGAAGTTTATATTCCTGATATTTATCTTGAAGCTTCAACTAGTCGTGTTCTTACAATGGAATTTCTTGATGGAGTAAGCTTAAGTAAAGTATTTGATGCTCCAGATTCAGATTATGATAAAAAGAAAATAGCAACTATGGGTGCTGATTCATATATTAAACAAATTCTCATCTATGGATTTTATCATGCTGATCCTCATCCTGGTAATATTTTTGTACTTGACCGGGATATTGTTGCATTTGTAGATTTTGGTATGATGGGACATCTTAGTAATGATCTTCGTGATGATTTAGCTAATCTTTTTATATTTATATCACAAGGTGATGCACAACTATTAACAAAACAACTATATTACATGGGTATAATAAAAGATAAAAATGATTTTAATGATGTGCAAGATGAAATAATTCATGTACTTGACCGTTATTATGGTGCTCAGTTTAATGATATATCATCAGTAATGCGTGAACTTGTAGAATCTAATGTATTAAAAGATTATGGTGTAGTTATACCACGTGATTTAATGATGGTAGTACGTACAATAACAATGGTATATGACTTTGGAAATGAATTAGACTCATCATTTAACACAACTGAAATACTAAAACCATATGCAAAAAAACTAGTACTAAATAAATTCAGTCCAAAAAATATAGAACGACAATCACATGAATTTAGCATGGACTTAGACTATATATCAAAGAAAATACCAAATTCAATAATGAATTTACTAAACATAGTAAGTGATGATGGACAAATAAAACTATCACTTGCATCAAATGAACTTGATAGTTTAAATAACATATTTACACGTATTGTAAATGAACTTGTACTTGCAATAATAATAGCTGCAATAATTGTAGGATCATCACTAATATTACATGCAGACATAGGATTTAAACTATTTGGATATTCAGCAATAGGACTAGTAGGATTCCTCTTTAGTGCAATACTAGGAGGAGTACTTATAATACTTATCCTCACACGAGGAAACTACTAA
- a CDS encoding nucleotidyltransferase family protein produces the protein MDAIITAAGKNSRMIEDFKNKNQKPIHKLKLEINNIPILIHTLKQVQNSNIDNITIALGHHKDEIYQILKDYDMLDYVDINVNSNVNVGLSQTIKNVLDKKYDNNYLFMAADQPTITTNTINNMIDVLETHPEDKNTISILARRKSGQLSTAEGLGMPFCCYGKLLYDYIKDENDNLNPILRKMIKEKVNFYGIKPENKLELLNINHYDEYIKIKQELEKKGDLKKMKELL, from the coding sequence ATGGATGCAATAATAACAGCAGCAGGAAAAAATTCAAGAATGATAGAGGATTTTAAAAATAAAAATCAAAAACCAATACATAAATTAAAACTTGAAATTAACAACATACCAATACTAATACATACACTAAAACAAGTACAAAATTCAAATATAGATAATATAACAATAGCTTTAGGACATCATAAAGATGAAATATATCAAATATTAAAAGACTATGATATGCTTGATTATGTAGATATAAATGTTAATTCTAATGTTAATGTAGGACTTTCTCAAACAATTAAAAATGTATTAGATAAAAAATATGACAATAACTATTTATTTATGGCAGCAGATCAACCAACAATAACAACAAATACAATAAATAACATGATTGATGTACTAGAAACACACCCAGAAGATAAAAATACAATAAGCATACTAGCACGAAGAAAAAGTGGACAATTATCTACAGCAGAAGGACTTGGAATGCCATTTTGTTGTTATGGAAAACTATTATATGACTACATAAAAGATGAGAATGATAATTTAAATCCAATACTTAGAAAAATGATAAAAGAAAAAGTAAACTTCTATGGAATAAAACCAGAAAATAAACTAGAACTACTAAACATCAACCACTATGATGAATACATTAAAATAAAACAAGAGCTTGAAAAAAAAGGAGATTTAAAAAAGATGAAAGAGTTACTATAA
- a CDS encoding zinc ribbon domain-containing protein produces the protein MFCRKCGTQLSDDDNFCFNCGTPVENKTEQIPQEEPKETKNEEKDFDEFLDLDVDSFDEEDLIWEEVPIDEQLDITPTKTETPKVETKAETSDKPKSSPKSAKSTIANPIKPKTTKQQPVDEQVVVSKDDEDIIILPDSEEAEIEISNDDDTIIADDTIISDDDMILDDDDTLMDDDFLVEELPDKPQVDEVASPDMSLDDEIYDEVVEDETPDETQEVIIEDEKPAQTQKSEDSKVSDVEKPADVIEQKEESQIKEEPKEVKPVKEDDDLEELLKSDDEIIVEKPSDVKIDKRESNIIKPIQDSVEKEDQKTTTTKADSDIESKFNKILDAKDSDDDFDELEMELDENVNSLSSKLVTVLIIILILVIAAVVALSLVNYIGV, from the coding sequence ATGTTTTGTAGAAAATGTGGTACACAACTAAGTGATGATGATAACTTCTGTTTTAATTGTGGAACACCGGTTGAAAATAAAACAGAACAAATACCACAAGAAGAACCAAAAGAAACCAAAAACGAAGAAAAAGACTTTGATGAATTTTTAGACTTAGATGTAGATAGCTTTGATGAAGAAGATTTAATATGGGAAGAAGTTCCAATAGATGAACAACTCGACATTACTCCAACAAAAACTGAAACACCTAAAGTAGAAACAAAAGCTGAAACATCAGATAAACCAAAATCTTCACCAAAATCAGCAAAATCAACAATAGCAAATCCAATTAAACCAAAAACAACAAAACAACAACCAGTTGATGAACAAGTAGTAGTATCAAAAGATGATGAAGATATAATAATATTACCAGACTCAGAAGAAGCTGAAATAGAAATATCAAATGATGATGATACCATCATAGCAGATGATACAATAATATCAGATGATGATATGATTCTCGATGATGATGACACACTCATGGATGATGACTTCTTAGTTGAAGAATTACCAGATAAACCACAAGTAGATGAAGTAGCTTCACCTGATATGAGTTTAGATGATGAAATCTATGATGAAGTAGTTGAAGATGAAACACCTGATGAAACACAGGAAGTTATCATAGAAGATGAAAAACCAGCTCAAACACAGAAATCAGAAGATAGTAAAGTTTCAGATGTTGAAAAACCAGCTGATGTAATAGAACAAAAAGAAGAATCACAGATAAAAGAAGAACCAAAAGAAGTTAAACCAGTAAAAGAAGATGATGACCTAGAAGAACTTCTTAAATCAGATGATGAAATAATTGTTGAAAAACCAAGTGATGTAAAAATTGATAAAAGAGAATCAAACATCATAAAACCAATCCAAGATTCAGTAGAAAAAGAAGATCAAAAAACAACAACTACAAAAGCAGATAGTGATATTGAATCTAAATTTAACAAAATACTTGATGCAAAAGATAGTGATGATGACTTTGATGAACTTGAAATGGAACTTGATGAAAATGTAAACTCACTAAGTAGTAAACTTGTAACAGTACTAATAATAATACTAATACTAGTTATTGCAGCTGTAGTTGCATTATCACTTGTAAACTACATCGGAGTATAA